From the Paenibacillus sp. FSL H8-0548 genome, one window contains:
- a CDS encoding putative Ig domain-containing protein, with protein MNSMSLETNQKSNRSALVKKLTAGILAAVLFISLLIPMPGQSTYVEAADGNLSANYMDKLIFGNPASENEHVFKGASTVVITGGLGAKARVSKPLTPVEAQGGDLIFKMKVDPHEQNYFTLKFWGDDSSSYTSTVNINGEQVGYYRKGDYQAINMGNSKALPGRFFYNTVMLPIESTNGLDTVEITIKTLNIFGKMEADSRGYYNAYTHTQPSLNVSSEVQGEEPAGDPAAILASEPTEVEKQALLAGYTQGQINQFNGFSSKVDASSNAKLSIVRYQDELRFYANALSYDWSLANSPELKQAAIKRIFKVIDNHVKDYYGDTRLVLRGGHQGDWGGYYGALGEALYIVENLIKDDGIYGEQVFNDFLDEAFVTGTVEGPYSLAGVDWAGGELTRREAWERVLKANFDFARSRLSNIYNQILYTYEGAWEAHEGLRLINSSYYEGKQRSREILLEALGARPFLGEEVLVGPNGEELDVYHSLFYHDATAQFTDDYVYIIGKGLAKSKLDDNGNVVRRLPFGEFFTGITDAGLTRENNYVGNYGEAANYLPEYVYKTANHEGDEQLNDEILKLALKNIYARGFTRYTELDDNGKRIMRMEQVIDERNPGLQGVYAYATRVSEGRALLFASLEKYMIQNEANYSGPEWEAAWKHASAAVGFVQQQIADHQFFQYFGNLSYKVDYQVEDTYRYITEERSNYDRFDSVSAGVVHPLTDFDYYTQDELASLEVEAADYEQLAWVDVDAMFVALRDGDTTIFGALNELNRGFVGNGRLHVLNGNYDHIVQIATNAKFQYEDYYLRMDNVDVDYMSDQAANASGFPQALAGEIAPITYQPGVGEVIRDNFEVDHAYAGYPDLLTARYGQYFMIFNSTRDEYGNKQTFEVEIPADYTGAEVLDLVTGQNIPVVNGQVSVSPMSALVLKLTSDIEIGRKPFHVDFSKALAGNNYAVVTWKRTSGAESYTIKRSETENGVYSIIAEDVQGSSYKDETAINGKTYYYIVTAVNKNGPGWDSYRAEVVMNLPITAQTATKWRDDRIGDVTAGMASIAENEISIEGADGEGFGTGDDYIIERRDINDSLHYVNQAIAGSVSLTAKVNSYSGAFSGIMLRDSLDSNTRYIYFGADEDGILTLQNRTRDSRHQWSNLTASPYSAGSLGLTADDYPYLRLVRDADSHLITAFVSKDGEDWTFVRQLFTPFAHALFAGVAAAEQASFSDVSVVETERGVIAPYIVKAKDNVALYWNKPKQAASFELYRTNDAAAGATDPVFIGTTSELAGGSPWTAVVKGNTKTFFQEASLKYGNFYYKVRAVYGDGTYGAFSETVSVQADSILTVMADAENLASEDYTKASYYLFVQELDRIKGEMAKPEFDEEQLILDIYQAHTLLVSYRTLLTRIPVEQSMVKASTLGYGNDNISAEQNGWYSFDSTLSTFTNTRLAESWITLDFGMGNEKTVDTVRFHGRTGYISRVNGSIVQGSQDGINWTDLYTMAGAVDYQWYSGIVSSPVAYQYIRVYDNHAGYSNYAEIELLEMGMDRTLLTYLLNEAEAVEASIYTEESLANLAQEAASAKLIFDAADALQAAVDDAANRLQTAFAELKYLEGVPVLAPIGNKTITAEGTLSFLVRAEKAEENLQFSVQNLPSGAVFNAETQSFSWTPGIHQGGEHNITFTLSSGEKQSSRIVKITVLGGPIITQAPSTELVSGSAFSLKLNATDPLGEKLSYSVEGLPVGAVFNAVNGELSWKPENKDVGIHSVIFHVTNGRFTVSQTVQLNVTIPSVLYTKGSYYIFDQAWTPIESELMKPGASREQLAGDIARAVALLVPVSTLSEKIVVTSDMVTSSSVSYDNKLTAALNGWQAYDGNTATFTDAKTNPAWISVDFGEGHAKGIAAFRFYPRNTKAEHIARVNGSSLQGSNNETDWMNLYSINGITEGKWYTVDTTDVSAFRYIRYYSPTGNANVAELELFKKLRDNTLLELLLEEAEGKEAARYTEESYSRLVAAIDEAMAILSDAPQRLVDAAAANLQAALVGLTTITPVQETLTAVLNGQEQAVIQEEVAMSIGIAGLLQGFNALDLIVSYDPSRLEFAVQSDEAGEAEDVEVFLSVDDNVIVPLQEGLQVIGTKIVPEQGKIRIIMAVVDPNAIMQDGDLFELRARVRASAELGATNVSLSDFNVSLNGNFNTVNTEAATLTTVIKLADKAALNESIVSAGQLYAASVAGSQPGQYPSSAKEALALAIGDAKAVQSYAGASEAEVSAAVHALSEAVQTFRNSVNSEVSNPADKIALIAAIAAAQAKYDKAVEGVKVGQYAIGSKAALKIAIDAAVLVKNNSSASQSLVNQSAQTLDAAVQAFSAKFIALVEGAGKITIRDLSFIAKYFGTKANDANWNMIERADIYGDEIINIRTLAAVARMILDDWATE; from the coding sequence ATGAACAGTATGTCATTGGAAACGAATCAGAAAAGCAATCGATCGGCACTGGTTAAGAAGCTAACAGCTGGTATTCTGGCAGCCGTATTATTCATCTCGCTCTTAATACCGATGCCAGGTCAAAGCACCTATGTGGAGGCAGCAGATGGGAATCTATCTGCAAATTATATGGATAAGCTTATATTCGGCAATCCAGCATCTGAGAATGAGCATGTGTTCAAAGGGGCTTCAACCGTCGTTATTACAGGCGGCTTAGGAGCAAAAGCGAGAGTATCCAAGCCGCTGACTCCTGTCGAGGCGCAGGGCGGGGATCTCATTTTCAAGATGAAGGTTGATCCGCATGAGCAGAACTATTTTACGCTAAAGTTCTGGGGCGATGATTCTTCTAGTTATACCAGCACAGTAAATATTAACGGCGAGCAAGTTGGATATTACCGCAAAGGCGACTACCAAGCTATTAATATGGGTAATTCCAAAGCATTGCCTGGAAGGTTTTTTTATAACACCGTTATGCTTCCGATAGAGTCGACAAATGGACTTGATACGGTTGAGATTACGATTAAGACGCTTAATATTTTCGGTAAAATGGAAGCGGATTCAAGAGGGTATTACAACGCTTATACTCACACGCAGCCAAGCTTGAACGTGTCGAGCGAAGTACAGGGCGAAGAACCAGCGGGTGATCCGGCTGCTATTTTGGCATCGGAACCGACGGAAGTGGAGAAGCAGGCGCTGCTTGCTGGATACACACAGGGGCAAATCAATCAATTTAATGGGTTTTCATCTAAGGTTGATGCAAGCTCAAACGCAAAATTATCCATTGTTCGTTATCAGGATGAGCTGCGGTTTTATGCAAATGCTTTGAGCTATGACTGGTCGCTGGCAAATTCGCCTGAGCTGAAGCAGGCAGCGATCAAACGAATATTTAAAGTAATAGACAACCATGTAAAGGATTATTATGGCGATACGAGACTAGTGCTGCGTGGCGGCCACCAAGGAGACTGGGGAGGCTACTACGGCGCGCTTGGTGAAGCTTTATACATTGTCGAAAATTTAATTAAAGACGATGGCATTTACGGAGAACAAGTCTTTAATGATTTTCTTGACGAAGCGTTCGTCACGGGAACGGTTGAAGGACCATACTCTCTGGCGGGAGTCGATTGGGCTGGCGGGGAGCTGACGCGCCGGGAAGCGTGGGAGAGAGTGCTGAAGGCGAATTTTGATTTTGCCCGTTCACGTCTATCCAATATCTACAATCAGATCCTTTACACCTATGAGGGAGCATGGGAGGCACATGAGGGCTTGCGCTTAATTAATTCCTCCTATTACGAAGGGAAACAAAGAAGCCGTGAAATATTACTTGAAGCGCTTGGGGCAAGGCCGTTTCTAGGTGAAGAGGTGCTTGTAGGCCCGAATGGAGAGGAGCTGGATGTCTACCATTCGTTGTTCTACCATGATGCTACTGCTCAGTTTACGGATGATTACGTATATATTATCGGTAAGGGATTAGCAAAAAGCAAGCTGGACGACAACGGAAATGTCGTTAGGAGATTACCGTTTGGTGAGTTTTTCACGGGTATAACGGATGCCGGTTTAACTAGAGAAAATAATTACGTAGGAAACTACGGCGAGGCTGCCAACTATTTACCGGAGTATGTGTATAAAACCGCTAACCATGAAGGTGACGAGCAATTAAACGATGAAATATTGAAGCTCGCTCTAAAAAATATTTATGCCCGCGGATTTACCCGCTATACAGAGCTTGATGATAATGGGAAACGTATTATGAGAATGGAGCAGGTCATTGATGAACGGAATCCGGGGCTGCAGGGCGTATATGCTTATGCTACTAGGGTTTCGGAAGGAAGAGCGCTTCTATTCGCTTCATTAGAGAAATATATGATCCAAAACGAGGCTAATTATAGCGGGCCAGAGTGGGAAGCGGCATGGAAACATGCGAGTGCAGCTGTTGGCTTCGTGCAGCAGCAAATTGCGGATCATCAATTTTTTCAGTATTTTGGAAACCTAAGCTATAAGGTGGATTATCAGGTAGAGGATACGTATCGATACATTACGGAAGAGCGGAGCAATTACGACCGTTTTGATTCCGTTTCAGCAGGAGTTGTCCATCCTTTAACGGATTTTGATTACTATACGCAGGACGAGCTAGCTTCGCTAGAAGTTGAAGCAGCTGATTACGAGCAATTGGCTTGGGTAGACGTCGATGCTATGTTCGTTGCCTTAAGAGATGGAGACACTACGATTTTCGGTGCTTTGAACGAGCTAAACCGCGGATTCGTTGGAAATGGCCGACTCCATGTGCTTAATGGGAATTATGATCATATCGTGCAAATTGCAACGAATGCTAAATTCCAATACGAGGATTATTATCTTCGGATGGATAATGTCGATGTTGATTATATGTCTGATCAAGCGGCAAACGCGAGCGGGTTTCCGCAAGCATTAGCAGGCGAAATCGCCCCTATTACGTATCAACCGGGTGTTGGAGAGGTCATTCGTGACAACTTTGAAGTAGACCATGCCTATGCCGGTTATCCTGATTTGTTAACGGCAAGGTATGGCCAATACTTTATGATATTTAATTCGACTCGGGATGAATATGGTAATAAACAAACCTTTGAGGTGGAAATTCCGGCGGATTACACCGGAGCTGAGGTTCTAGATCTAGTAACCGGCCAAAACATTCCAGTCGTTAACGGCCAGGTTTCTGTATCTCCTATGTCTGCACTAGTATTGAAGCTTACATCGGATATCGAAATCGGTCGGAAGCCGTTTCATGTTGATTTCTCCAAAGCATTGGCAGGCAACAATTATGCAGTCGTGACTTGGAAAAGAACATCCGGTGCTGAATCGTACACGATTAAACGTTCAGAAACGGAAAATGGAGTTTATTCGATTATTGCGGAAGATGTGCAGGGCAGCTCCTACAAGGACGAGACGGCAATTAACGGAAAAACCTATTATTATATCGTTACTGCGGTAAATAAGAATGGTCCGGGCTGGGATTCCTATCGTGCGGAGGTCGTCATGAACTTGCCAATAACCGCTCAAACAGCAACAAAATGGCGCGATGACCGCATTGGTGATGTGACGGCAGGAATGGCTTCTATAGCGGAAAACGAGATTTCGATAGAAGGAGCAGACGGCGAGGGCTTTGGCACCGGTGATGATTATATCATTGAGCGCCGCGACATCAATGATTCGCTTCATTACGTGAATCAAGCAATTGCCGGCAGCGTATCCTTAACAGCTAAAGTAAATAGCTACAGTGGGGCATTCAGCGGCATTATGCTGCGTGACAGCCTTGATTCCAATACCCGCTATATTTATTTCGGAGCGGATGAGGACGGCATTCTAACGCTGCAAAACAGAACAAGAGACAGCCGCCACCAATGGTCCAATCTAACGGCGAGCCCATATAGTGCCGGCTCATTAGGCTTAACAGCGGACGATTATCCTTACTTAAGGCTCGTGCGCGATGCCGATTCACATCTTATTACCGCCTTCGTTTCGAAGGATGGGGAAGACTGGACCTTCGTTCGTCAACTATTCACGCCGTTTGCACATGCTTTATTCGCAGGTGTGGCTGCTGCGGAGCAAGCATCCTTTAGCGATGTATCGGTCGTTGAGACGGAGCGAGGCGTCATAGCGCCTTATATCGTAAAGGCAAAGGATAATGTAGCTCTTTACTGGAATAAACCGAAGCAGGCAGCTTCCTTTGAATTGTATCGGACTAACGATGCTGCTGCAGGCGCGACTGATCCTGTATTTATCGGGACAACCTCGGAGCTCGCAGGAGGATCGCCTTGGACAGCTGTTGTGAAGGGCAATACAAAAACGTTTTTCCAGGAAGCAAGCTTGAAATACGGCAATTTTTATTATAAGGTCAGAGCCGTATATGGTGATGGAACGTACGGTGCGTTCTCCGAGACGGTATCGGTTCAGGCGGATTCTATATTGACCGTCATGGCGGATGCAGAGAATCTTGCCTCTGAGGATTATACAAAGGCAAGCTACTATTTGTTCGTGCAGGAGCTTGATCGTATTAAAGGAGAAATGGCTAAACCGGAGTTCGATGAGGAGCAGCTTATTCTGGATATTTATCAGGCGCATACCCTGCTCGTATCCTATCGAACCTTGCTGACCAGAATACCGGTCGAGCAATCGATGGTGAAAGCTTCGACGCTTGGTTACGGCAATGACAATATATCGGCGGAGCAAAATGGCTGGTATTCATTTGATAGTACTCTCTCAACTTTTACAAATACGAGACTAGCAGAAAGCTGGATCACGCTTGATTTTGGAATGGGTAACGAGAAGACCGTAGATACCGTTCGTTTCCACGGAAGAACAGGCTATATTAGCCGTGTGAATGGCAGTATTGTTCAAGGCTCACAAGATGGAATCAACTGGACCGATCTTTATACGATGGCCGGTGCCGTCGATTATCAGTGGTATTCGGGCATTGTCTCAAGTCCCGTTGCCTACCAGTATATCCGTGTTTATGATAACCATGCCGGTTACTCCAATTATGCGGAAATTGAGCTGTTGGAAATGGGTATGGACCGAACATTGCTTACTTATTTGTTGAATGAAGCTGAGGCGGTTGAAGCCTCTATTTATACGGAAGAAAGCTTAGCTAATCTTGCACAGGAGGCTGCGTCTGCCAAGCTGATTTTCGATGCAGCAGATGCGCTTCAAGCAGCCGTGGATGATGCAGCTAATCGATTACAAACGGCTTTTGCGGAATTGAAATATTTGGAAGGCGTTCCGGTTCTCGCACCGATCGGCAATAAAACAATTACGGCTGAAGGTACGCTTTCATTTTTGGTAAGAGCGGAAAAAGCAGAGGAGAATCTGCAATTCAGCGTGCAAAACTTGCCGAGCGGTGCTGTGTTTAACGCCGAGACGCAATCATTCAGTTGGACGCCTGGCATTCATCAAGGTGGCGAGCATAACATTACGTTTACTCTCTCCAGCGGTGAGAAGCAATCTTCCCGCATCGTCAAGATTACAGTATTGGGAGGACCTATCATTACACAAGCTCCTTCGACAGAGCTTGTCTCTGGATCGGCATTCAGTCTGAAGCTGAACGCAACTGACCCGCTTGGAGAGAAGCTAAGTTATTCGGTCGAAGGATTGCCGGTGGGCGCTGTGTTTAATGCTGTAAATGGCGAGCTGTCATGGAAGCCTGAAAATAAAGATGTGGGAATTCATTCTGTTATTTTTCATGTAACCAATGGCAGGTTTACGGTTAGTCAAACCGTGCAGCTGAACGTAACGATTCCTTCAGTACTTTATACGAAGGGCAGCTATTATATATTCGATCAGGCATGGACTCCAATCGAGTCTGAACTGATGAAGCCAGGAGCTAGCAGAGAGCAGCTTGCGGGAGATATTGCAAGAGCAGTAGCACTATTGGTTCCAGTAAGCACACTCTCTGAGAAAATTGTTGTGACCTCTGATATGGTGACATCATCTTCTGTAAGCTATGACAACAAATTAACCGCAGCTTTGAACGGATGGCAAGCCTACGATGGAAACACAGCTACGTTTACGGATGCGAAGACGAATCCAGCTTGGATTAGCGTCGATTTCGGCGAAGGGCATGCCAAAGGCATTGCAGCCTTCCGCTTCTATCCTAGAAACACGAAAGCAGAACATATCGCACGTGTCAACGGATCAAGTCTGCAAGGCTCGAACAACGAGACAGACTGGATGAATTTGTATTCCATAAACGGCATTACCGAAGGCAAGTGGTACACGGTCGATACTACGGATGTATCTGCCTTCCGTTATATCCGCTATTACTCGCCAACGGGCAACGCGAACGTTGCAGAGCTGGAGCTGTTCAAAAAATTGCGGGACAACACACTGCTTGAGCTTCTGCTTGAAGAAGCAGAGGGCAAAGAAGCTGCAAGGTACACCGAAGAGAGCTACTCCAGACTGGTTGCAGCAATTGACGAAGCAATGGCGATTCTTTCAGATGCACCGCAAAGGCTGGTAGATGCGGCGGCAGCGAATTTGCAAGCTGCATTAGTTGGATTGACTACAATAACTCCTGTTCAGGAGACGCTAACTGCCGTACTGAACGGACAAGAGCAAGCGGTCATTCAGGAAGAAGTCGCGATGAGCATCGGAATTGCAGGATTGCTGCAAGGCTTTAACGCACTTGATTTAATTGTAAGCTATGATCCTTCCAGACTGGAGTTCGCAGTGCAATCGGATGAAGCAGGGGAGGCAGAAGATGTAGAAGTCTTCCTATCCGTAGACGATAATGTCATTGTACCGCTTCAAGAAGGATTGCAAGTCATTGGAACTAAGATTGTGCCGGAGCAGGGGAAGATTCGTATTATTATGGCCGTTGTTGATCCAAACGCCATTATGCAGGACGGAGATTTGTTCGAGCTGCGCGCGAGGGTGAGGGCGAGTGCTGAGCTTGGTGCGACAAACGTATCGTTAAGCGATTTTAACGTATCATTGAACGGTAATTTCAATACGGTCAATACAGAAGCTGCAACGCTGACTACAGTAATAAAATTAGCGGATAAAGCAGCATTAAATGAATCGATTGTTAGCGCTGGGCAGCTTTATGCAGCTTCCGTTGCAGGCTCGCAGCCAGGACAATATCCGAGCAGCGCCAAGGAAGCTCTAGCACTCGCAATTGGAGATGCGAAGGCTGTACAGTCCTATGCTGGAGCAAGCGAAGCTGAGGTGAGCGCGGCTGTTCATGCATTAAGCGAAGCCGTGCAAACGTTCAGAAATTCCGTCAATTCGGAAGTCAGTAATCCTGCGGACAAAATAGCATTAATTGCTGCGATTGCTGCCGCTCAAGCAAAGTATGATAAAGCGGTAGAGGGTGTCAAAGTCGGCCAATATGCTATCGGTTCGAAAGCAGCGCTGAAAATCGCAATTGATGCGGCGGTATTGGTTAAAAACAACTCGTCGGCGAGTCAGTCGCTAGTGAATCAGTCTGCTCAAACTTTAGATGCTGCTGTTCAAGCATTCTCTGCTAAGTTTATAGCTTTGGTAGAAGGTGCAGGCAAAATTACAATTCGCGACTTATCGTTTATCGCAAAGTACTTCGGTACCAAAGCGAACGACGCAAATTGGAATATGATCGAGAGAGCGGATATCTATGGTGACGAGATTATCAATATCCGAACTCTTGCTGCCGTCGCAAGAATGATTCTTGACGATTGGGCAACAGAGTAA
- a CDS encoding S-layer homology domain-containing protein, with product MMNKRIQTTALLLFLCVILLLPSTAAAAETPAAPVFAMDVEYSGKEATVAITGKGLKDVYAYHIYLNFDPKKLKLKQGTSGFSGFTVAPIINGSEIQMAHTKVGPVAGLDGDLMLATLTFERVTAGAAELKLNRIQLVDSALDMKTYEPSITHKLQLFSDLAGHWGESAIYKASALGFVNGYTDGTFLPNRSVTRAEFAVMLARALQLPPEKEFAFADAALIPDWAREYVAASAKKKWITGYEDQKFYANRLITREEMAAMIVRAGGFDTAAEAVTSFTDDKSISSWARTYVATAQQKSIIQGVGNGRFNPQGKATRAEAVTVILKLLEEK from the coding sequence ATGATGAACAAACGAATTCAAACGACAGCCCTGCTCTTGTTCTTATGCGTTATTTTACTGCTGCCTTCCACGGCTGCAGCAGCAGAAACCCCAGCAGCTCCTGTCTTTGCTATGGACGTTGAATATTCCGGCAAAGAGGCAACGGTTGCGATAACAGGAAAAGGACTTAAAGATGTTTATGCTTACCATATTTATTTGAATTTTGATCCGAAGAAGCTGAAGCTTAAGCAAGGAACTAGTGGATTTTCCGGATTTACTGTAGCGCCTATTATCAACGGCAGCGAAATACAAATGGCTCATACGAAGGTTGGGCCTGTTGCTGGTCTAGACGGTGATCTAATGCTTGCTACGCTGACCTTTGAAAGAGTTACAGCAGGCGCTGCGGAGCTTAAGCTCAATCGTATACAGCTGGTCGATTCTGCTCTGGATATGAAAACCTATGAGCCAAGCATCACTCATAAGCTGCAGCTCTTTAGCGATCTCGCGGGACATTGGGGCGAGTCTGCTATTTACAAGGCTTCTGCGCTAGGATTCGTTAACGGCTATACGGACGGAACCTTCCTTCCCAATCGCAGCGTTACGCGGGCGGAATTCGCTGTTATGCTCGCACGTGCCTTGCAGCTCCCACCGGAAAAGGAGTTTGCGTTTGCTGATGCAGCACTTATTCCGGACTGGGCTAGAGAATATGTGGCGGCTTCAGCGAAGAAAAAATGGATTACCGGGTATGAGGATCAAAAATTTTATGCAAATCGACTCATTACGCGAGAGGAAATGGCTGCTATGATCGTTCGTGCTGGAGGCTTTGACACGGCTGCTGAAGCTGTAACGTCCTTTACTGATGATAAGAGTATTTCGTCCTGGGCAAGGACCTATGTAGCGACGGCTCAACAAAAATCTATCATTCAAGGCGTCGGAAATGGACGGTTTAATCCTCAAGGCAAAGCGACACGTGCCGAGGCGGTTACCGTGATCCTGAAGCTTCTTGAAGAGAAATAG
- a CDS encoding superoxide dismutase family protein has product MNKIVMLVCLMFLTPLYGSIMAESSPGPAQLLIPIINSEGKNIGAAQIMQKADKVYLHIEAQQLPPGKHGVHFHAVGKCDTPDFTSAGAHFNPLNKLHGFNNPKGYHNGDLPNIEVGSDGKVSVDIISTDVTLIEGKANSLLKEEGTALVIHEKEDDYVTDPSGNSGNRIACGVIK; this is encoded by the coding sequence ATGAATAAAATTGTGATGCTAGTCTGCTTGATGTTTCTGACTCCATTGTATGGCTCCATTATGGCAGAATCAAGCCCTGGGCCTGCTCAATTGCTGATTCCGATCATCAATAGCGAAGGAAAAAATATAGGAGCCGCACAGATTATGCAAAAGGCAGATAAGGTCTATCTGCACATTGAGGCGCAGCAGCTCCCTCCAGGCAAGCATGGTGTCCACTTCCATGCGGTTGGCAAATGCGATACGCCTGACTTCACATCTGCCGGCGCTCATTTTAATCCGCTTAACAAGCTGCATGGTTTTAATAATCCCAAGGGCTACCATAACGGCGATCTACCCAATATCGAAGTGGGCAGCGATGGGAAGGTAAGCGTAGACATCATAAGCACGGATGTTACTCTTATTGAAGGCAAAGCAAACTCTTTGCTAAAGGAAGAGGGTACGGCGCTTGTCATTCATGAGAAAGAGGATGATTATGTAACCGATCCTTCTGGCAACTCCGGCAATCGCATCGCTTGCGGCGTTATTAAATAG
- a CDS encoding HD-GYP domain-containing protein → MEHLIGKKMKNDILNTYGVTIVPAGAILTRESLNVLINHRIDLSLLNFDLDKKHVEENSMQIGELVQQTVTVSKDLFESILVSRKVPLIEIRNGVLPAILQLSKNPDIFELFEAVKAKDDYVYQHNVGVGIISTLIGRWMNLDDTELSILSLAATLHDVGKVKLPLEVLNKPGKLNEVEFQLIKKHTILGYELLKGTTGLSMRIARVALQHHEREDGKGYPLGLKKENIDLFSSIVAVADIFHAMSSRRPYHEPLSFHEIVSQMSEGRFGALNPQIVSLFIENLMKRLVGKQVLLTDGREGEVVYINPHNIETPLIKLADYFLDLSQARDIQIKSIIA, encoded by the coding sequence ATGGAGCATTTGATCGGTAAAAAAATGAAGAACGATATTTTAAATACATACGGCGTTACGATAGTTCCGGCTGGTGCAATTCTCACTCGTGAATCTTTAAATGTATTGATTAACCATCGGATAGATTTATCATTATTAAATTTTGATCTAGACAAGAAGCATGTCGAAGAGAACAGCATGCAAATAGGTGAACTCGTACAGCAAACGGTTACAGTTTCGAAGGACTTATTTGAGTCTATACTTGTATCTCGGAAGGTTCCTTTGATCGAGATTCGCAACGGGGTGCTTCCAGCGATTTTGCAACTGTCCAAAAACCCGGATATTTTCGAATTATTTGAAGCAGTGAAAGCCAAGGATGACTATGTTTACCAGCATAACGTAGGAGTAGGCATTATATCGACGCTCATCGGCAGGTGGATGAATTTGGATGACACTGAGCTCTCGATTTTGTCATTGGCTGCAACGCTGCATGATGTTGGTAAAGTAAAGCTTCCGCTTGAAGTGCTGAATAAGCCAGGCAAGCTGAACGAGGTTGAGTTTCAATTAATTAAGAAACATACGATTTTGGGCTACGAGCTGCTGAAAGGAACGACCGGCCTTAGCATGAGGATTGCCCGCGTAGCTCTCCAGCATCATGAGCGTGAGGATGGCAAAGGTTATCCACTCGGTCTAAAGAAAGAAAATATAGATTTATTTAGCTCGATTGTAGCCGTGGCAGATATTTTTCATGCGATGTCTTCAAGACGCCCTTATCATGAGCCGTTGTCTTTTCATGAAATTGTTAGTCAAATGAGTGAAGGACGATTTGGCGCACTAAACCCGCAAATTGTCTCGCTTTTTATTGAAAACTTAATGAAGAGGCTTGTGGGGAAGCAGGTGCTGCTGACTGACGGCCGTGAAGGCGAGGTTGTCTATATTAACCCGCATAATATTGAGACACCTCTAATTAAGCTGGCCGATTATTTTTTGGATTTGAGTCAAGCGCGGGACATACAAATTAAATCTATTATAGCGTAA
- a CDS encoding YiaA/YiaB family inner membrane protein, whose translation MAWAGFILAVLAQYIGIYVLEEPLYVKGYYAIAGAFLIVACLVLQKTIRDNEEDSLHTNATEDFEG comes from the coding sequence ATGGCATGGGCAGGCTTTATTCTAGCCGTTCTTGCCCAATACATCGGGATATACGTTCTTGAGGAGCCGCTTTATGTAAAAGGCTATTATGCGATTGCCGGTGCGTTCTTGATTGTCGCTTGCCTTGTTCTTCAGAAAACGATTCGCGACAACGAGGAAGACAGCCTGCATACAAATGCTACTGAGGATTTTGAAGGTTAA